A single region of the Sphingobium sp. EP60837 genome encodes:
- a CDS encoding GGDEF domain-containing protein, protein MTGASSSVNPQHGLADRLTRWARGLSGKGDAEEDVEDAEPQRGRAGSSAHREVNRRRKLYDEIGHFLFAHDLDLTPLNFGVAHDYLTGAQIGVEKAIRAVLAERGKISNSWVEEIVAEQRADEVTPEALSTMLAKVEENLSEFTGLMTESRNSAKDYGAALQEEVKGLAAGGDNEPVLARLVALTRSMVEKTRQVEGQLRQNEKQNHALRSSLANARRAAEHDHLTGLPNRRAFEGTLREEVATAQKEGQPLAVAFCDIDHFKVINDTHGHDTGDRVLKFVAGLLAKISNDQCHVARHGGEEFVMLFRGKTAAEACEAVDSVRQDLATRSLVNRTNGERMERVSFSAGVSNVLAYDDPRAALKAADRALYLAKEHGRNRVYLAAEID, encoded by the coding sequence ATGACTGGGGCATCATCATCCGTAAATCCGCAGCACGGCCTGGCTGACCGCCTGACGCGATGGGCCCGTGGCCTATCGGGCAAGGGCGACGCCGAAGAGGACGTGGAGGACGCTGAACCGCAGCGTGGCCGTGCGGGCAGCAGCGCGCACCGCGAGGTCAATCGCCGCCGCAAGCTCTATGACGAGATCGGCCATTTCCTCTTCGCGCATGATCTGGACCTGACGCCGCTCAATTTCGGCGTGGCGCATGATTATCTGACCGGCGCGCAGATCGGCGTCGAAAAGGCGATCAGGGCCGTTCTTGCCGAGCGCGGCAAGATCAGCAACAGCTGGGTGGAGGAAATCGTCGCCGAGCAGCGCGCCGACGAAGTGACGCCCGAGGCGCTCTCCACCATGCTGGCGAAGGTCGAGGAAAATCTGTCCGAATTTACCGGCCTGATGACCGAATCGCGCAACTCCGCCAAGGATTATGGCGCAGCCCTGCAGGAAGAAGTGAAGGGCCTCGCCGCTGGCGGCGATAATGAACCCGTGCTCGCACGGCTGGTGGCGCTGACCCGGTCGATGGTGGAAAAGACCCGTCAGGTCGAAGGCCAGTTGCGCCAGAATGAGAAGCAGAACCACGCCCTGCGCTCAAGCCTCGCCAACGCCCGCCGCGCCGCCGAGCATGACCATCTGACCGGCCTGCCCAACCGCCGCGCCTTTGAAGGCACGCTTCGCGAGGAAGTCGCCACGGCCCAGAAGGAAGGCCAGCCGCTGGCCGTGGCCTTCTGCGACATCGATCATTTCAAGGTGATCAACGACACCCACGGCCATGACACGGGCGACCGGGTGCTGAAGTTCGTCGCGGGGTTGCTCGCCAAGATCAGCAACGACCAGTGCCATGTAGCACGCCACGGCGGCGAGGAATTCGTCATGCTGTTTCGCGGCAAGACTGCAGCCGAAGCCTGCGAGGCGGTGGACAGCGTGCGCCAGGACCTTGCGACCCGCAGCCTCGTCAACCGCACCAATGGCGAACGGATGGAACGGGTGAGCTTTTCAGCCGGCGTGTCCAACGTGCTGGCCTATGACGATCCGCGCGCGGCGCTCAAGGCCGCCGACCGCGCGCTGTACCTGGCAAAGGAACATGGCCGCAATCGCGTCTATCTGGCTGCGGAAATCGACTGA
- a CDS encoding LysR substrate-binding domain-containing protein has protein sequence MRRLPPLTALEAFVQVARLGSVKAAAEELALSTPALSRRVQALERFIGRPLFDRKHQALEINADGQKLLDDIAPALDSLSQALENIQSGGNQLRLRLAVMPLFATQRLFPHLGALRQKHPQLHIDIETTPYAVARLGEGLDAAIVLAKDIDPALYAHELDHDEVYLIGRKALLEPPNLLASPADLAQHTILLHRDMVMSFDAWKEAVKLPDLQPLAIDNYDSGQLMLEAAAQGLGIAVMHASHYNEAQDPRLVRLFPETRVESPYRYYFVCRPRALQTRAVRIFRDWLIGADI, from the coding sequence ATGCGCAGATTGCCGCCCCTTACTGCCCTTGAGGCCTTTGTCCAGGTCGCCCGGCTCGGCTCGGTGAAGGCTGCCGCGGAGGAACTGGCTCTTTCAACGCCCGCGCTCAGCCGCCGCGTTCAGGCGCTGGAGCGTTTCATCGGGCGTCCGCTTTTCGACCGCAAGCATCAGGCGCTCGAAATCAATGCCGACGGGCAAAAGCTGCTCGACGACATCGCGCCAGCCCTCGATTCCCTCAGCCAAGCGCTGGAGAATATTCAGAGCGGCGGCAATCAGTTGCGCCTGCGCCTGGCGGTCATGCCCCTTTTCGCGACGCAGCGGCTCTTCCCCCATCTGGGGGCGTTGCGGCAGAAGCATCCGCAGCTCCATATCGATATCGAAACGACCCCCTATGCAGTCGCACGATTGGGCGAAGGACTGGATGCCGCGATCGTTCTCGCCAAGGATATAGACCCGGCGCTTTACGCCCATGAACTGGATCACGACGAGGTCTATCTGATCGGGCGCAAGGCGCTGCTGGAGCCGCCGAATCTGCTCGCCTCCCCTGCCGATCTGGCGCAGCACACCATCCTTCTGCACCGCGACATGGTGATGTCGTTCGACGCCTGGAAGGAAGCGGTCAAGCTGCCCGACCTGCAGCCGTTGGCGATCGACAATTATGATTCCGGCCAATTGATGCTGGAGGCCGCGGCGCAGGGGCTTGGCATCGCAGTCATGCACGCCAGCCATTATAATGAGGCCCAGGACCCGCGGCTGGTGCGGCTGTTCCCGGAGACCCGGGTGGAAAGCCCCTATCGCTATTATTTCGTCTGTCGCCCGCGCGCGCTGCAGACCCGCGCGGTACGCATTTTCCGTGACTGGCTGATCGGCGCCGACATCTGA
- a CDS encoding CDC48 family AAA ATPase, with protein MAEQDSPERRIQVANARPEDAGRGLARIPLAVMAELDLAEGDVIEIAGKRSTPARVVRPYKEDEGLDVLRLDGLQRANAGVGSGDFVQISKVEPRAAQRVVFAPAQNNLRLQGNPDALKRVFFQRPLASGDIVATAGQQQVPPGDMPPQLRQMLAAPAYALQEIRLVVVSTTPKGVVQIDADTEIELRAEYEEPRELRRADVTYDDVGGMAEAIDQLREMVELPLRYPELFERLGVDPPKGVLLHGPPGTGKTRLARAVANESEAEFFLINGPEIMGSAYGESEKQLREIFEAAAKSSPSILFIDEIDSIAPKRGNVTGETEKRLVAQLLTLMDGLEPRTNLVVIAATNRPEAIDEALRRPGRFDREIIVGVPDERGRREIMGIHTRGMPLAEGVDLGELARMTYGFVGADLAALTREAAIEAVRRFMPRLNLEEGTIPPDVLEELSVTRDDFMAAIKRVQPSAMREVMVQAPNIGWADIGGLDDAQMRLKEGVELPLKDPDAFRRIGIRPAKGFLLYGPPGTGKTLLAKAVAREAQANFIATKSSDLLSKWYGESEQQIARLFARARQVAPTVIFIDELDSLVPARGGGLGEPAVTERVVNTILAEMDGLEELQSVVVIGATNRPTLIDPALLRPGRFDELIYVPVPDKAGRRRILAIHTGKMPLAEDVDLDDLAARTERFTGADLEDLVRRAGLVALRQSLSVDKVGHAHFEAALEETRASVTPEMEREYEQIQAQLKQSAMRVEPIGFVSPDMLRSRDRQS; from the coding sequence ATGGCCGAACAGGACAGCCCGGAACGCAGGATTCAGGTGGCCAATGCGAGGCCGGAGGATGCAGGCCGTGGGCTTGCGCGCATTCCATTGGCGGTGATGGCGGAACTCGACCTCGCTGAAGGCGACGTGATCGAGATCGCTGGCAAGCGGTCCACGCCCGCTCGCGTGGTGCGGCCGTACAAGGAAGATGAAGGGCTGGATGTGCTGCGCCTCGACGGCCTGCAGCGCGCTAATGCCGGTGTCGGGTCGGGCGATTTCGTGCAGATCAGCAAGGTCGAACCCCGCGCGGCACAGCGTGTGGTCTTCGCACCTGCACAAAATAACCTGCGACTTCAGGGCAATCCTGACGCGCTGAAGCGGGTGTTTTTTCAGCGGCCCTTGGCGTCCGGCGATATCGTTGCGACAGCCGGGCAGCAACAGGTGCCGCCGGGCGACATGCCGCCTCAGCTGCGCCAAATGCTGGCCGCACCTGCCTATGCGCTGCAGGAAATCCGCCTTGTCGTCGTGTCCACCACGCCCAAGGGCGTCGTCCAGATCGATGCGGATACGGAGATCGAACTTCGCGCCGAATATGAAGAGCCGCGCGAACTGCGGCGGGCGGACGTCACCTATGACGATGTGGGCGGGATGGCCGAGGCTATCGACCAACTGCGCGAGATGGTTGAACTGCCGCTGCGCTATCCTGAACTGTTCGAACGCTTAGGCGTAGATCCACCGAAGGGCGTATTGCTGCACGGCCCGCCGGGAACGGGCAAGACGCGCCTGGCGCGGGCGGTCGCCAATGAATCGGAGGCCGAGTTCTTCCTGATCAACGGTCCAGAAATCATGGGGTCGGCCTATGGCGAGTCCGAAAAGCAGCTGCGCGAGATATTCGAGGCGGCGGCGAAGTCGTCCCCCTCGATCCTGTTCATCGACGAGATTGATTCGATCGCGCCCAAGCGTGGCAATGTGACCGGCGAAACGGAAAAGCGGCTGGTCGCGCAGTTACTAACGCTGATGGACGGCCTGGAGCCGCGCACCAATCTGGTCGTCATCGCCGCCACCAACCGGCCCGAAGCGATCGACGAGGCGCTGCGCCGGCCAGGCCGTTTCGACCGCGAAATCATCGTCGGTGTTCCCGACGAGCGCGGCCGGCGCGAGATTATGGGTATTCACACGCGCGGCATGCCGCTCGCTGAGGGCGTAGATCTCGGCGAACTGGCGCGGATGACCTACGGTTTTGTGGGCGCCGACCTAGCCGCGCTGACCCGCGAGGCGGCGATCGAGGCGGTGCGCCGCTTCATGCCGCGCCTCAATCTGGAGGAAGGCACGATTCCGCCCGATGTGCTGGAGGAGCTGTCGGTCACGCGGGATGATTTCATGGCGGCGATCAAGCGTGTCCAGCCTTCCGCGATGCGTGAGGTAATGGTGCAGGCGCCCAATATCGGCTGGGCCGACATTGGCGGCCTGGACGATGCGCAAATGCGCCTCAAGGAAGGCGTGGAGTTGCCGCTGAAAGACCCCGACGCGTTCCGCCGCATCGGTATTCGTCCGGCGAAGGGGTTCCTGCTCTATGGGCCGCCCGGCACCGGCAAGACCCTGCTGGCGAAGGCGGTTGCGCGAGAGGCGCAGGCGAATTTCATTGCGACTAAGTCGAGCGACCTCCTGTCCAAATGGTATGGCGAGAGCGAGCAGCAGATCGCCCGCCTGTTCGCCCGCGCGCGGCAGGTGGCGCCGACCGTCATCTTCATCGACGAACTGGATAGCCTGGTCCCGGCGCGTGGCGGTGGCCTGGGCGAACCGGCGGTGACGGAGCGGGTGGTGAACACCATCCTTGCCGAGATGGACGGGCTTGAAGAGTTGCAGTCGGTGGTCGTCATCGGCGCGACCAACCGGCCGACGCTGATCGACCCTGCCTTGCTGCGGCCGGGACGCTTTGATGAACTCATCTATGTGCCTGTGCCTGACAAGGCCGGGCGTAGGCGCATCCTGGCGATCCACACGGGTAAGATGCCGCTGGCCGAGGATGTCGATCTGGATGATCTGGCGGCCCGCACCGAGCGGTTTACGGGTGCGGACCTGGAGGACTTGGTGCGTCGGGCAGGCTTGGTCGCGCTGCGCCAATCCTTGTCGGTCGATAAGGTCGGGCATGCGCATTTCGAAGCAGCGCTTGAGGAAACCCGCGCCTCGGTCACGCCGGAAATGGAGCGCGAATATGAGCAGATACAGGCGCAGCTGAAACAGAGCGCCATGCGCGTCGAGCCGATCGGCTTTGTGTCTCCCGACATGCTGCGATCGCGCGATCGTCAATCTTAA
- a CDS encoding class I SAM-dependent methyltransferase, whose product MASIPLKKKADPASFLGQWSMFFRQFVKHPGMIGSVIPSSPALVNSMLDRVDWQRTRLFVEYGPGVGTFTRPILERMHPDATLLAIDLNLDFVAWLEAQIDDPRLRVVHGSAADVRRFIAEAGLRQADYILSGIPFSTLPDGVGELICAETQRAIRPGGEFLVYQYSAFVRGLLQGQFNEVAERVEWRNIPPCRMFRAMKTESLAQAA is encoded by the coding sequence ATGGCCTCCATTCCCCTGAAGAAAAAAGCAGATCCGGCGTCGTTCCTGGGCCAGTGGAGTATGTTCTTCCGGCAGTTCGTGAAGCATCCGGGGATGATCGGCTCGGTCATTCCCTCTTCGCCTGCCTTGGTGAACAGCATGCTGGACCGCGTCGATTGGCAACGGACCCGGTTGTTCGTGGAATATGGCCCTGGCGTGGGCACGTTCACCCGACCGATCCTGGAGCGGATGCACCCCGACGCCACGCTGTTGGCGATTGATCTCAATCTGGATTTCGTCGCCTGGCTGGAGGCGCAGATCGATGATCCCCGGCTCCGCGTCGTGCATGGATCGGCGGCGGACGTGCGCCGCTTCATCGCGGAGGCAGGGCTTCGGCAGGCGGATTATATCCTGTCGGGCATTCCCTTCTCGACCCTGCCCGATGGAGTGGGGGAACTGATCTGCGCGGAGACGCAGCGGGCGATCCGGCCAGGTGGCGAATTCCTGGTCTATCAATATTCGGCCTTCGTGCGAGGGTTACTGCAGGGACAGTTCAACGAGGTCGCTGAGCGCGTCGAGTGGCGCAATATTCCCCCTTGCCGCATGTTCCGGGCCATGAAGACGGAGAGTCTCGCCCAGGCGGCGTAA
- a CDS encoding glutamate-5-semialdehyde dehydrogenase, with amino-acid sequence MNDLTQTPEMLIATMGARARAAAAVLASASDAQKIDALRRAAQALRDQAPQIIAANARDMENAAANGLSPAMLDRLRLDEDRVLATAAGVDQVATLVNPLGSVIDKQVRPNGMELSRVRVPLGVIGIIYESRPNVTADAAALCLRAGNAVILRGGSEAKESNRAIHAAMAEGIAAAGLPADAVQLVPTTDRAAVGALLKAAEFIDLIVPRGGKSLVARVQEEARVPVLAHLDGINHSYVDGAADPEMAVKLVVNAKMRRTGICGATETVLIDKAFAGAPAIVKALLDAKCEVRGDEAVQAIDSRVTPASNEDWDTEYLDAIVSVRVVDGLDEALAHIAAHASHHTDAIISEDAAKAERFLNAVDSAIVMWNASTQFADGGEFGLGAEIGISTGRLHARGPVALEGLTTYKWMVRGTGQTRP; translated from the coding sequence ATGAACGACCTCACCCAGACCCCCGAAATGCTGATTGCGACCATGGGCGCGCGCGCGCGCGCCGCCGCCGCAGTGCTGGCCAGCGCGAGCGACGCGCAGAAGATCGATGCGCTGCGCCGTGCGGCTCAGGCGCTGCGCGACCAGGCGCCGCAGATCATTGCGGCCAATGCGCGCGACATGGAAAACGCCGCTGCCAACGGGCTGTCGCCCGCCATGCTCGACCGGCTGCGGCTGGACGAGGATCGGGTGCTCGCGACGGCGGCGGGAGTCGATCAGGTGGCGACGCTCGTCAATCCGCTGGGCAGCGTGATCGATAAGCAGGTCCGCCCCAATGGCATGGAGTTGAGCCGGGTGCGCGTGCCGCTGGGCGTGATCGGCATCATCTATGAAAGCCGCCCCAATGTGACCGCCGATGCGGCCGCGCTCTGCCTGCGCGCTGGCAACGCCGTGATCTTGCGCGGCGGCAGTGAGGCGAAGGAGAGCAACCGCGCGATCCATGCCGCCATGGCCGAGGGGATCGCAGCTGCCGGATTGCCCGCTGACGCTGTGCAACTGGTCCCCACCACCGATCGTGCGGCGGTGGGCGCTCTGCTCAAGGCGGCCGAGTTCATCGATCTGATCGTGCCCCGCGGCGGCAAGAGCCTGGTGGCGCGTGTCCAAGAAGAAGCGCGCGTGCCTGTGCTGGCGCATCTCGACGGCATCAACCACAGCTATGTCGATGGCGCAGCTGATCCCGAGATGGCGGTCAAGCTGGTGGTGAACGCCAAGATGCGCCGGACCGGCATTTGCGGCGCGACCGAGACGGTGCTGATCGACAAGGCATTTGCGGGAGCGCCTGCCATCGTGAAGGCGCTGCTCGATGCCAAATGCGAAGTGCGCGGCGACGAAGCCGTGCAGGCGATCGACAGCCGCGTCACCCCTGCGTCCAACGAGGATTGGGATACCGAATATCTCGACGCCATCGTTTCGGTTCGCGTGGTGGATGGGCTGGACGAGGCGCTGGCCCATATCGCCGCCCATGCCAGCCACCATACCGACGCGATCATTAGCGAGGACGCGGCCAAGGCCGAGCGCTTCCTGAACGCCGTCGATAGCGCGATCGTCATGTGGAACGCATCGACTCAGTTCGCCGATGGCGGGGAGTTTGGCCTCGGTGCGGAGATCGGGATTTCGACCGGACGTCTTCATGCGCGCGGGCCCGTGGCTCTTGAGGGGCTCACGACCTATAAATGGATGGTGCGCGGTACCGGACAGACCCGACCGTAA
- the kdsA gene encoding 3-deoxy-8-phosphooctulonate synthase → MTKHVSIGPLTIGNDLPFVLISGPCQIENRDHALMMADRLSGIAAKAGVPFIFKSSFDKANRTSVSGQRGVGIDAGLSILAEVKARFGCPVLTDVHDAGQVEAAAEAVDILQIPAFLCRQTDLLLAAGRTGAVVNVKKGQFLAPWDMAAVAQKVASTGNERILLTERGASFGYNALVSDMRSLPVMAQTGYPVVFDATHSVQQPGGLGSASGGQREFAPVLARSAVAAGVAAIFAEAHDDPDNAPSDGPVMLPLEWIQPLLGKLKAIDAAMKG, encoded by the coding sequence ATGACCAAACATGTTTCCATCGGGCCGCTGACGATCGGCAACGACCTGCCCTTCGTCCTGATCTCCGGCCCCTGCCAGATCGAAAACCGCGATCATGCGTTGATGATGGCGGACAGACTGTCCGGCATCGCTGCGAAGGCAGGCGTGCCGTTCATCTTCAAATCCTCTTTCGACAAAGCGAACCGGACCTCCGTCTCCGGGCAGCGTGGTGTAGGCATAGACGCCGGGCTTTCGATCCTGGCCGAGGTGAAAGCGCGCTTCGGCTGCCCCGTGCTGACCGATGTGCATGACGCGGGCCAAGTAGAGGCAGCGGCAGAGGCGGTCGATATCCTTCAGATTCCGGCCTTCCTGTGCCGCCAGACCGACCTGCTCCTCGCAGCCGGACGGACGGGCGCAGTCGTCAATGTGAAGAAGGGTCAGTTCCTGGCGCCGTGGGACATGGCGGCGGTGGCGCAGAAGGTCGCCTCAACAGGCAACGAGCGCATCCTGCTTACCGAGCGCGGCGCGAGTTTCGGCTACAACGCATTGGTCAGTGACATGCGATCGCTGCCGGTCATGGCGCAAACCGGCTATCCGGTAGTGTTCGACGCCACTCATTCGGTGCAGCAGCCGGGCGGGCTTGGATCAGCCTCTGGCGGGCAGCGGGAATTTGCGCCCGTGCTGGCGCGTAGCGCGGTTGCAGCAGGGGTAGCAGCGATCTTCGCCGAGGCGCATGACGATCCGGACAATGCGCCTTCCGACGGCCCTGTCATGCTGCCACTGGAGTGGATTCAGCCGCTGCTCGGAAAGCTGAAGGCCATTGACGCGGCGATGAAGGGATAG
- a CDS encoding cytochrome P450, with amino-acid sequence MKDAFTPPYPEPPRTKRGLMKRFLRGWHSWIHVLFEKSYTMKLGEIRMPGQTMYIANELPLVDKILRGGTTFPKHRELVRNLSPLIGNSVFSANGEDWESQRAMVNPAFAHTALNRSMPLMVAAADDLLARLDAADRAKPVDIDPMMTHVAADIIFRTLFSEALDEHRSNIIHTAFGKFQRLAHSASMLRLYGFPAGWFEKRSLKPAKAIHDVFRPIVEARYEGFHQGGEAPHRDILQSLIEARHPETDEPFTIQQVMDQVSTVFLAGHETSASTMTWALYMLAECVHIQTAARAEVVELTGDAPLTAAMLKDMSAIRNIFRETLRLYPPVAFFPREVTCPMPMRDKQLEEGAMLVVAPWLTQRNKDNWACPHSFDPDRFDDPANAEMVRQAWFPFGRGPRVCVGAGFAQQEVMTVIASVVRRYRLSVPQGFKPEPISRLTIRPRSGMKLMFGGIEA; translated from the coding sequence GTGAAGGACGCTTTTACTCCACCCTATCCTGAGCCGCCCCGCACCAAGCGCGGCCTGATGAAGCGCTTCCTGCGCGGCTGGCACAGCTGGATCCATGTGCTCTTCGAAAAGAGCTACACGATGAAGCTGGGCGAAATCCGCATGCCCGGCCAGACCATGTACATCGCCAACGAGCTGCCGCTGGTGGACAAGATCCTGCGCGGCGGCACGACCTTTCCCAAGCATCGCGAGCTGGTCCGCAACCTCTCTCCTTTGATCGGCAACAGCGTTTTCTCGGCCAATGGCGAGGATTGGGAAAGCCAGCGCGCCATGGTGAACCCGGCCTTTGCTCATACCGCGCTCAATCGTTCCATGCCGCTGATGGTCGCGGCCGCTGACGATCTGCTCGCCCGTCTCGACGCCGCCGACAGAGCCAAGCCGGTCGATATCGACCCGATGATGACCCATGTGGCGGCAGACATCATCTTCCGCACGCTGTTTTCGGAAGCGCTGGACGAACATCGCTCCAACATCATTCACACCGCCTTCGGCAAGTTCCAGAGGCTGGCCCATAGCGCCTCGATGCTGCGCCTCTATGGCTTCCCCGCCGGCTGGTTCGAAAAGCGGTCCTTGAAGCCCGCCAAGGCCATCCACGACGTTTTCCGCCCCATTGTCGAGGCCCGTTATGAAGGCTTCCATCAGGGCGGTGAAGCGCCTCATAGAGATATTCTGCAGTCGCTGATCGAAGCGAGGCACCCGGAAACCGACGAGCCTTTCACCATTCAACAAGTGATGGACCAGGTATCCACCGTCTTCCTTGCGGGCCATGAAACCTCGGCCAGCACCATGACCTGGGCGCTCTACATGCTGGCCGAATGCGTCCATATCCAAACCGCTGCCCGCGCTGAGGTTGTCGAGCTTACCGGCGACGCCCCGCTCACCGCCGCGATGCTCAAGGACATGAGCGCGATCCGCAACATCTTCCGCGAAACGCTGCGCCTCTATCCGCCCGTCGCTTTCTTTCCGCGCGAAGTCACCTGCCCCATGCCGATGCGGGACAAGCAACTGGAGGAGGGCGCGATGCTGGTCGTCGCGCCGTGGCTGACCCAGCGGAACAAGGACAATTGGGCCTGTCCGCACAGTTTCGACCCCGACCGCTTCGATGATCCCGCCAATGCGGAGATGGTGCGCCAAGCCTGGTTCCCCTTCGGCCGGGGGCCACGCGTCTGCGTAGGTGCGGGCTTCGCCCAGCAGGAGGTGATGACGGTGATCGCCAGCGTAGTGCGACGCTATCGCCTGTCGGTGCCCCAGGGGTTCAAGCCGGAGCCGATCAGCCGCCTGACGATCCGGCCCAGGAGCGGGATGAAGCTGATGTTCGGCGGAATCGAAGCCTAG
- a CDS encoding DUF2065 family protein encodes MDTTSVLSLRLAEAIGLYMIVVGIGGFVAPLRWRAMMEELERSPGLVMALGFPVFTVGAALVLIHSIWTDLLAIIVSLIGYMALIEGALLLAVPGPLIRIGRWSVKFTRAWAIASIILGTLLFLAGLTGRATAIV; translated from the coding sequence ATGGATACGACTTCCGTCCTTAGCTTGCGCCTGGCCGAAGCGATCGGCCTTTACATGATCGTCGTGGGCATTGGCGGCTTTGTTGCGCCACTGCGCTGGCGCGCGATGATGGAGGAATTGGAGCGCTCACCCGGTCTCGTCATGGCTCTGGGTTTTCCTGTATTCACGGTGGGCGCTGCGCTCGTTCTTATCCACAGCATCTGGACCGATCTGCTTGCCATCATCGTGTCGCTGATCGGCTATATGGCGCTGATCGAAGGCGCGCTGCTGCTTGCCGTGCCGGGGCCGCTCATCAGGATCGGCCGCTGGTCGGTCAAATTCACTCGTGCCTGGGCGATCGCCAGCATCATCCTTGGCACCCTCCTCTTCCTCGCCGGCCTCACTGGCCGCGCCACCGCAATCGTCTGA
- the thiC gene encoding phosphomethylpyrimidine synthase ThiC — MADIPARTEMRVTTGPIRGSRKIHVGPLKVAMREIDLEPGSGEPPVRVYDTSGPYTDPNARIDIMAGLPQLRRDWIIGRGDVEEYDARVIKPEDNGLKGPDRSGGVQPFPNLVIRPLRAKPGMNVSQMHYARRGIITPEMEYVAERENLGRARLAEFVRDGQDWGAEIPDYVTPEFVRDEVARGRAIIPNNINHPESEPMAIGRNFLVKINANIGNSAVASDVASEVDKLVWSIRWGADTVMDLSTGRNIHDTREWILRNSPVPIGTVPIYQALEKVGGIAEELTWDIFRDTLIEQAEQGVDYFTIHAGVRLPYIPMTAKRVTGIVSRGGSIMAKWCLAHHKESFLYEHFDEITEIMKAYDIAYSLGDGLRPGSIADANDEAQFAELYTLGELTKRAWEQDVQVMIEGPGHVPMHKIKQNMDKQLEACGEAPFYTLGPLTTDIAPGYDHITSGIGAAMIGWYGTAMLCYVTPKEHLGLPDRDDVKVGVVTYKLAAHAADLAKGHPAAKVRDDALSRARFEFRWRDQFNLSLDPDTAEKYHDQTLPAEGAKSAHFCSMCGPKFCSMKITQEVRDFAAKQNQPADAFIAAEDAEKGMAEMSEIFRQTGSELYMGAGDRERD, encoded by the coding sequence ATGGCCGACATTCCAGCTCGCACCGAAATGCGCGTCACCACTGGCCCCATCCGTGGCTCGCGCAAAATCCATGTCGGCCCGCTCAAGGTCGCCATGCGCGAGATCGATCTGGAGCCGGGCAGCGGCGAGCCACCGGTGCGGGTCTATGACACCTCTGGTCCTTACACCGACCCGAATGCGCGCATAGACATCATGGCGGGCCTGCCGCAACTGCGCCGTGACTGGATCATCGGCCGTGGCGATGTCGAGGAATATGACGCCCGTGTGATCAAGCCGGAGGACAATGGCCTCAAAGGTCCCGACCGCAGCGGCGGCGTCCAGCCCTTCCCCAACCTCGTCATACGCCCCTTGCGCGCCAAGCCGGGTATGAACGTCTCCCAGATGCATTATGCCCGCCGCGGCATCATCACGCCGGAGATGGAATATGTCGCCGAGCGCGAGAATCTCGGCCGCGCCCGCCTCGCCGAATTTGTCCGTGATGGCCAGGATTGGGGCGCGGAAATCCCCGATTATGTGACGCCCGAGTTCGTCCGTGACGAGGTCGCGCGCGGCCGCGCCATCATCCCCAACAACATCAACCACCCGGAATCGGAGCCGATGGCGATCGGCCGAAATTTCCTGGTGAAGATCAACGCGAACATCGGCAACAGCGCCGTCGCCTCCGATGTGGCGAGCGAAGTCGACAAGCTAGTGTGGTCGATCCGCTGGGGCGCGGATACTGTGATGGACCTGTCGACCGGCCGCAACATCCACGACACCCGTGAATGGATCCTGCGCAACTCGCCGGTCCCGATCGGCACCGTGCCGATCTATCAGGCGCTGGAGAAGGTCGGCGGCATTGCCGAGGAACTGACCTGGGACATCTTCCGCGACACGCTGATCGAGCAGGCCGAGCAGGGCGTGGATTATTTCACCATCCATGCGGGCGTGCGCCTGCCCTATATTCCGATGACCGCCAAGCGCGTCACCGGCATCGTCTCGCGCGGCGGGTCGATCATGGCGAAATGGTGCTTGGCCCATCACAAGGAAAGCTTCCTCTACGAACATTTCGACGAGATCACCGAAATCATGAAGGCTTATGACATCGCCTATTCGCTGGGTGATGGCCTGCGCCCCGGATCAATCGCCGACGCCAATGACGAGGCGCAGTTCGCCGAACTCTATACGCTGGGCGAACTCACCAAGCGCGCCTGGGAACAGGATGTGCAGGTGATGATCGAAGGCCCCGGCCATGTGCCGATGCACAAGATCAAGCAGAATATGGACAAGCAGCTCGAAGCCTGCGGCGAGGCGCCCTTCTACACGCTCGGGCCGCTCACCACCGACATTGCGCCGGGCTATGACCATATCACCAGCGGCATCGGCGCGGCCATGATCGGCTGGTACGGCACGGCGATGCTCTGCTACGTCACGCCCAAGGAGCATCTGGGCCTGCCCGATCGCGACGACGTCAAGGTGGGTGTGGTTACCTACAAGCTCGCCGCCCACGCCGCCGACCTTGCAAAGGGCCACCCGGCCGCCAAGGTCCGTGACGATGCGCTGAGCCGCGCCCGCTTCGAATTCCGCTGGCGCGATCAGTTCAACCTGTCGCTCGACCCCGACACCGCGGAGAAATATCACGACCAGACGCTGCCGGCCGAGGGCGCGAAGAGTGCGCACTTCTGCTCGATGTGCGGCCCCAAATTCTGCTCGATGAAAATCACGCAGGAGGTAAGGGATTTCGCCGCGAAGCAGAATCAGCCCGCGGACGCCTTCATCGCTGCGGAAGATGCGGAGAAAGGCATGGCCGAAATGAGCGAGATCTTCCGGCAGACCGGCAGCGAACTTTATATGGGCGCTGGCGACCGCGAGCGCGATTGA